In the genome of Calothrix sp. PCC 6303, the window ACTATAGTTGGATATGATCTCGATAAGATGAATCTCTGGGATGTCACCACTGGGAAATTAAGCAAAACTTTGACAGGTTTGGAAGTCGAAAATTTGAGTACTGGTGGTGGTGAAACTGGTAATATGTTTCGTGCGATCGCGTGGAGTCGGGATGGTAAATTTATTGCCACAACGGATGTTAGCAGAACGATTCAAATTTGGGATGCGACAGCAGGAAAATTCGTTAAATCCCTCACTGGACATGGTAGCGCAGTTTTAGATGTGGTTTGGTCGGATGATAGCAAAACCCTCACTTCGGTAAGTCAAGATAAAACAATTAAACAGTGGGATGTATCTACAGGGAAAGAGATTACAACTATTGGGATTAATTTACCTCACACATTGCGCGTATCTTGGAGTCCTGATGGTAAAAAACTAGCTGCGGGGGAATGGTTCAATCTCAATAATAATCAAGTTATTAAAGTTTGGGATGTGAAATAGATATTCTTATTTTGATGCGATCGCAACTCTATATCAAGAAAACTACCCAATTCCAGAAAAAATGACCCTAACTCTTCCCAGAAATATGAAGCACTATAAGGATTAGCAATTAAATAATATACATATCTTGTGGAATAGGCATCTTGCCCATTGAACTTTTATTTTAAAGTCAGGTAGGTGTAAATAAACACAACTTCTTGGAAACTATTTTTGGAGACGGAAGCCCCAAAATACTTTCCGCCATGTAACGTAATGTAAATTAGCTTCAAAGTCTTACCCCTACTAGTCTGTCAAAATAAAAATGACGGTTGTAGAGACGTAGCACTGCTACGTCTCTACCGGATTGTGGATGTGTATATAACCGTCAAAATAAAATTGACAGACTACTACTGGTCTGTCCCGTTAATTCTGAAGGATACAGAGATGCAAAATTTTGCGTCTTCTAAGGAACTTGCGCTGAAAAGCCTATAAAACCGTGCTTTTTCATTTTCTTACAGCGCAAGTTTCTTCCATTCATGTTGGGTTGCGATCGCCACCCATGACCCGCTCTACAAGGGTTTTGGCACCCAACGTCTTAACTACAATTTTCAACACCCACCTACTTATTGCCTAGTTACTGGGTTTTTTGTTCTAAACTCCAGCAATAAGTTAATATTGATACTTGTTTTATCCGTAAAAATAAAGTTTTCAATAAATTATGATGAATCATAAGTAAACGTTAATAATGATTTGGTAAGCTGGTAGCGCCCGCTGTGAGGAATAGTGAGCTATGGTTTTGTTATTGTCTGGATCATTGAGTGTAGAGAGGTTAACGGTAAAAATTCCGGATTTACCAGCTTCGTTGATAGGTACGACAGTGGTACAGATGTCTGACCTACATTACGATGGTCTACGGTTATCTGAGAAGATGTTGGAGAATGCGATCGCACTCAGCAACGAAGCCGACCCTGACTTAGTACTTTTAACTGGGGATTATGTGACAGATGATCCAAAACCAGCTTACGAATTAGCTACACGACTCAAACATTTGCAGTCTCGTTCTGGGATCATTGCATCCCTTGGAAATCACGATTGCTATTTTAAGCATTCCCGTTCCACTGTCACTAACGCTTTTACTAGTATTGGCATTCAAGTTCTGTGGAATCAAGTAGCTTACCCTTTAGGAAAAGAATTAGCTGTGGTAGGACTAGCTGATTTATGGTCTAGAGAATTTAAACCAGCAGATATACTGACTCAAATAGACCCAAATATTCCTCGTATTGTCTTATCTCACAATCCCGACACCGCAGAATTTATGGAAAAATTGCGGGTCGATTTACAGCTTTCTGGTCACACCCACGGTTCCCAAATTATTATTCCTGGATTAGGTCCTGCGGTAATTTACTACAATAAAATTGTCAGGAAAATACCTCGAAAAATTCGGCGATATGTGCCAATTTTACGCGGGGGTTGTGCAAAAGTAGTCAAACATTGGGAATGGTCGCAAGGTTTTCACCAAGTTGGGCAAAATCAACTTTATGTTAATCGTGGTTTGGGGACATATCCACCTGGACGTTTGTTTTGTCCACCTGAAGTGACGATTATTACTTTAATCAGTTAACTGTTAATTGTAGGTTGTGGAGTCACTGCGTGGCGAAGCCTCAGCCGCCGTAGGATGCCCGCAGGGCTGTAGGGCGAACGCCAACAGCCGCTTCGCGTCTACCCCCCGTTGTAGCGACTGCGGTGGGTTTCAACCGTTGGCGGGCGTGGGATTATAGAAAATCTAGGGAATTCAAAAGTTGTGTGTACACCGTATCCCATTATTTTCGGTCAAAAGGAGCAGGGGGAGGAAACGGAAAGACTCCGCGCGATGCACTGAGCACAAAAGGGCATTGACGTTTTCCCTAGTTCTTCCCTGTTCTCTTCAGGCTAAAACATCATAACCGCTAAAAGCTACGAGCGATAACCATCAGTAGCATTTAGCGGTAAATGAAGTATAGATTAGATTTTGTTAGAGTTAAAATTTTGTGGAAAAGCTAGTTCAACTAAGGTTTACTTTGGACGATTGCGTAGTGTCTTCCATCGAGAATCACTTTTTGGTTAGAAAATTTAGCATCCATTTTTGCAGCTAGGCAGGCATTCTTGGCTGTGCGTTTTAATAACCTCCAAAACAAAAACATGAAATTGAGACGAAAACACGTTATGTACAGGATGCAGCTAGAACTGTGATTCTCAGACGCTATGCGATCGCGTTTGATGTAGAGCGGGTGACACAAGGCTCTTACACTTTGTATTCGGTCAGATAAATTAAACTTCTCTGTGTCTGTTCTTAACTTAGCACCCTGATTCGAGAATGCGATCGCTTATTTAAATAATGTTCATACCTGTTAATATTGTGCAATACAAGGACAATCTACTTGATAAATGTAAGAGCAATCACTTCAATGATTAACTATAGGTTAGCTGTGTAAGCTATTTGAGCAAAACACCCCAACCTATATTAAAATCAGTCATTTGGAGCAAATAAATTATTTCCAAGTTGCATTATTGTCAATTTCTGATAAATTATCCTAGGCTTCCCAAAGAACAAGACTAGATATTTATTTTTATTCTTACTTCAGATCCAACACTCAGCCCTATTTACAGGAAATCACATGGTATCCATCCGCGAATTACACACACAACTAGTCAAAAAAGAACGTTCAGCCGTTGAAATAACCCAAGAAGCGTTAGATCGGATTCAAGCTGTAGAATCAAAAATCCAGAGTTTTTTGTCCATTACTGCCGAAAAAGCACTGGAACAAGCCAAACAAGTAGATGCCAAAATTGCCGCAGGTGAAGAAATTAGCATGTTGGCAGGTATTCCCATTGGTGTCAAAGACAACATGTGTACTAAGGGGATTACTACCACCTGTGCTTCCCGAATTTTAGAAAATTTTGTTCCCCCTTACGAATCTAGCGTCACCCAAAAGCTATTTGATGCGAATGCAGTGATGGTGGGTAAAACTAACTTGGATGAGTTTGCCATGGGTGGTTCCACGGAGACATCTGCATATCATTTAACAGCAAATCCTTGGGACTTATCGCGGGTTCCTGGTGGTTCTTCAGGTGGTTCAGCCGCAGCAGTAGCAGCCGAAGAATGTGTAGTTTCCCTAGGTTCGGATACAGGTGGTTCCATTCGTCAACCAGCTTCATTTTGTGGAGTTGTGGGAATGAAGCCAACCTATGGATTAGTATCACGATACGGTTTAGTCGCCTTTGCCTCATCATTAGATCAAATTGGACCATTTGCCCGTAGTGTGGAAGATGCGGCTTTGTTGCTGAATGCGATCGCAGGACACGATCCCAAGGATTCTACTAGTATTAAAGTGGAAATTCCCGATTACACAGCTAATTTACGCCCCGATCTCAAATCTCACGGTAAACTCAAAGTCGGCATCATCAAGGAAACATTTGGCGAAGGTTTAGACCCCGAAGTTGCGAAAGCTGTGAACCAAGCAATTGAACACTTTAAAAGCATGGGTGCC includes:
- a CDS encoding metallophosphoesterase — translated: MVLLLSGSLSVERLTVKIPDLPASLIGTTVVQMSDLHYDGLRLSEKMLENAIALSNEADPDLVLLTGDYVTDDPKPAYELATRLKHLQSRSGIIASLGNHDCYFKHSRSTVTNAFTSIGIQVLWNQVAYPLGKELAVVGLADLWSREFKPADILTQIDPNIPRIVLSHNPDTAEFMEKLRVDLQLSGHTHGSQIIIPGLGPAVIYYNKIVRKIPRKIRRYVPILRGGCAKVVKHWEWSQGFHQVGQNQLYVNRGLGTYPPGRLFCPPEVTIITLIS
- the gatA gene encoding Asp-tRNA(Asn)/Glu-tRNA(Gln) amidotransferase subunit GatA, translated to MVSIRELHTQLVKKERSAVEITQEALDRIQAVESKIQSFLSITAEKALEQAKQVDAKIAAGEEISMLAGIPIGVKDNMCTKGITTTCASRILENFVPPYESSVTQKLFDANAVMVGKTNLDEFAMGGSTETSAYHLTANPWDLSRVPGGSSGGSAAAVAAEECVVSLGSDTGGSIRQPASFCGVVGMKPTYGLVSRYGLVAFASSLDQIGPFARSVEDAALLLNAIAGHDPKDSTSIKVEIPDYTANLRPDLKSHGKLKVGIIKETFGEGLDPEVAKAVNQAIEHFKSMGAEIQEISCPRFRYGLPSYYIIAPCEASANLARYDGVKYGFRAEDAENLLSMYTRTRAAGFGAEVKRRIMIGTYALSAGYYDAYYLQAQKVRTLIKQDFENAFGQVDILISPTAPSTAFKTGEKTTDPLSMYLIDLMTIPVNLAGLPAISVPCGFDSQGMPIGLQLIGNVLKEEQLLQVAYAYEQSTDWHSKSPKII